A single genomic interval of Cucumis sativus cultivar 9930 chromosome 7, Cucumber_9930_V3, whole genome shotgun sequence harbors:
- the LOC105436072 gene encoding uncharacterized protein LOC105436072 — protein sequence MSVEILDGTTIVNFVEDEAAFNAYIRAQFAHLDTDHDGLLSYNEMLEELQSLRVFDADFGNDEKLGPDELSSVYSSLFLQFDRDSDGMVDLDAYKTEIKRMMLAMANGIGFLPVQMVLEEGSFLMKAVERETAIMAA from the coding sequence ATGAGTGTGGAAATATTGGACGGTACCACAATTGTCAACTTTGTTGAAGATGAGGCAGCTTTTAATGCCTATATAAGAGCCCAATTCGCTCACCTCGACACTGACCATGATGGTCTCCTTTCCTATAATGAGATGCTGGAGGAGTTACAGAGCCTCAGGGTGTTCGATGCCGATTTCGGAAATGATGAGAAGCTTGGTCCAGATGAGCTTTCGTCTGTCTATAGTTCTCTGTTTTTGCAATTTGATCGTGACTCGGATGGAATGGTTGATCTGGATGCGTATAAGACTGAGATCAAAAGAATGATGCTAGCTATGGCTAATGGGATTGGCTTCTTACCTGTTCAGATGGTGCTTGAAGAGGGCAGCTTCTTGATGAAGGCTGTTGAGCGTGAAACTGCCATAATGGCTGCTTGA